The DNA window TGTTCGTAACAATGTGTTTGCTAATTGGAAATTTTTGCCCGACAGTGTGAAACCCGACTTTGCAATTAAGGTTGTGATATTAGGAACGGAATCAACAGGCAAGACAACTTTGTCAGAAAACCTTTCGAAGCATTTCAATTGCAGTTTGGTTTTGGAAGCAGCAAGAGAAATTATTGCCAACTCAAATAATTTCAGTTTTGACGACTTGCACCTTGTAGCAATAGAACACGCTAAGAGGATTGACAAAACTATTTTAGCAAACAGTCCGCTCGTAATTATTGACACCGATATTCACACAACAAAATCTTATTCAAGATTCACCTTTGAAAAGGAACTTGAAACAAGTGCTGACATTTATAATTCCAATAGAGCAAATATTTATCTCTACCTCAATAACGATGTTGATTATTTACAAGACGGAACGCGATTGAGAGAAGTAGAACGAAATTTATTAGACCTTTCGCATAGACAAGTTTTGGCAGAACATAACATTGACATTATAGAAATAAAAGGTGCTTGGGACGAAAGGTTTGAAAAGGCAGTTGAACAAATAAACAAACTAATAGCAACAAATGGACAAAAGCACTGGGCATAACATTTGCCAAAATTCGAAACTCCACTCGAGTAGAGCAAACAAGGATTTTTAGTTTACATGATATTCAACAACGCATGAAGCCATTAGTATGCGCTGCAACCTACACTGCCAAAGGTGTTTTTGTATCTGAATGTGGTTGGTAATTTGATGATTATAACTATGTGCTTATACGTTGCGCTAAAACTCTTACTCAATTTTGCGCACCAGACATAACTAAAGCGTACAACATTTTCTGCTCATATGTTGCATTTAAATTTTGATTTAACCATTGTGATATGTTTGCCTGCAAGTATTTGAAACTTGATTTTTTCTTTTTTGCTAAAGTATGTAATCAGAGTCGTTGTAATTTATATTTTTACAATAAATAATTAACGTGAAGCTGTGGGCTGTTTTTTTTTTATTCCGGCTGACGCGAACAAAAAAAATAACCGACACCATAATGACAAAAGAATT is part of the Bacteroidota bacterium genome and encodes:
- a CDS encoding AAA family ATPase → MTKAFVFGKFLPFHKGHEAMINFALSKCGYLTVLVCCSDKENIPDTVRKRWIEKTFENEKKVEVRTFNYLESELPNTSETSKEVSEIWADIYKKQLPDYSLLITSEEYGNFVASFMNIKHIAFDIPKKLFPVSATAVRNNVFANWKFLPDSVKPDFAIKVVILGTESTGKTTLSENLSKHFNCSLVLEAAREIIANSNNFSFDDLHLVAIEHAKRIDKTILANSPLVIIDTDIHTTKSYSRFTFEKELETSADIYNSNRANIYLYLNNDVDYLQDGTRLREVERNLLDLSHRQVLAEHNIDIIEIKGAWDERFEKAVEQINKLIATNGQKHWA